A window of Mycolicibacterium madagascariense genomic DNA:
AGGAATTCCTCGTCGTCAGCAGTGCGGCCACGACCGAGCGCGACAAGGACCACATTCGCAGGAACCTGCCCGAGGGCGCGACCGCCACCCTGGTCGACGTGACGTCGGCATACGCGGTGTTCGGGGTGATGGGCCCGCGCTCGCGCGAGCTGCTGGCGGAGCTCTCCGACGCCGACCTGACGACGGCCGCGTTCCCGTTCGGCACCAGTCGGATGATCTCGCTGGGCTACGCCACGGTCCGCGCCACCAGGATCACCTACGTCGGCGAGCTCGGCTGGGAACTGTACGTGCCGACCGAGTTCGCGGTGGGCGTGTACGAGGACCTCGTGGCGGCCGGCGCGCGGTTCGGCCTCGCGCGGGGCGGCTACTACGCGATCGAGGCGCTGCGGCTGGAGAAGGGCTACCGCGCGTTCGGCAGGGAGTTGACGCCGAGTGAGAACCCCGTCGAGGCCGGGCTGCTGTTCACCTGCAAGCTCGATACCGACGTCGCGTTCCTGGGCCGCGAGGCGGTCGAGAAGGCCAGGGCCGAGGGACCCCGCAAGAAACTGGTGAGCTTCGCCGTGGAGTCCGCCGAACCGATGCTGTGGGGCGGTGAGCTGATCCTGCGCGACGGCGCCGTGGCCGGACAGGTCACCTCGGGCGCGTGGGGCGAGACGACCGGGGCGTGCGTCGGGCTGGCCTACGTGCGGGCGACCGATCGGGCGACGATCACCGCCGAGTGGGTCGGCGCCGGCAGCTACGAGGTTGAGGTCGCGGGCCGCCGGTATCCGATCACCGTGTCGCTCGCGGCATTGCACGATCCGGCGAACGCGCGCATCCGCGCCTGAGGCGGGTTTCGCCGCCCCGAGGCGGGTAGTACGTAGAGTCGGGACGCCTACCGAAAGGACCCATGACCGAAGCACCCCCACGTCTGAACCAGCGCGACCTGACGGAGGTTCGGCGGATCGTGGATGCCGTGGCCAGCGCGTTCTCCGCGAAGGTCGTCGGACAGCAGCACCTCCGCGAATCCCTGCTCATCGGCCTGCTCGCCGGCGGCCACATCCTGTTGGAGAGCGTTCCCGGGCTGGCGAAGACCACCGCGGCCCGGGTCGTCGCAGAGTCCATCCGCGGTGGCTTCCGGCGCATCCAGTGCACCCCCGACCTGCTGCCCAGCGACATCGTCGGCACCCAGATCTACGAGGCGGCCACCAACTCCTTCGTCACTCAGCTCGGGCCGGTGCACAGCAACATCGTCCTGCTCGACGAGATCAACCGGTCCAGCGCCAAGACGCAGAGCGCGATGCTCGAGGCGATGGAGGAGCGGCAAACCACGATCGCGGGCGTGGAGTACCCGATTCCCGAGCCGTTCCTGGTGATCGCCACCCAGAACCCGGTCGACCAGGAGGGCACCTATCCCCTGTCGGAGGCTCAGACCGACCGCTTCATGATCAAGGAGATCGTGCACTATCCCACCGCCGAGGAGGAGGTGGAGGTCATCGCCAGGATGGACGCCGGACTCTACGACAGGGGTCACCACACCGCCCCGGTCGTCGGCGTCGAGGACATTCGCCGCGTGCAGGCGATGGTAGGCGTCGTCCACATGGACCGCGCCCTGATCCAGTACGCCAGCCACCTGGTGGGCGTGACCCGCGAACCCGATCGCTACCTGCCCGCGAGCACCGCCCGGTTGATCGAGTACGGCGCGAGCCCGAGGGCCACGATCGCGTTCTGCCGGACCGCGCGGGCGCTGGCCGTGCTCAACGGCCGCGGTCACGTCGTCCCCGACGACGTCGCCCGCCTCGCTCACCGCGTGCTGCGGCACCGGTTGGTGCTCGGCTTCGAGGCGGCCACCGCCCGCGTCACCCCCGACGTCGTCGTCGACGCGGTGCTGCGCGCGGTGCCGGTGCCCTGAGGCCGTGGGGTAACCGCATCGTGGGCACCCACCTCGACCGGGCCAAGGCGCACTTCGGCCGCGACACCAGCGGCATGCTCGAAGGCGGCCGGTATGCGCTGATCCACACCCGCAGCCTGGAGTTCGACGACCTGCGGCCCTACGTGCGCGGCGACGACGTCCGCGACATCGACTGGAAGGCCACCGCGCGGTCCGGGCACACCCTGGTCAAGCGCTTCGTCACCGAGAAGCACCACAAGATCGTCGTCGTCGCCGACGCGGGTCGCAACGCCGCGGCGCCCGCGCCCTCCGGTGAACCCAAGGGCGAGGTGGCCGCCAACCTGATCGGGGCGATGGGTCTGATCACCATGCGGCGGTCCGACGAGATCGGGATGGTGTTCGGCGACGTGCGCGGCTGCCGCGAGATCCGGCTGCGCCGCGGTGAGACCCACGTCGAGTACCTGCTGCACCGATTCGTCGAGCACGCC
This region includes:
- a CDS encoding AAA family ATPase; this encodes MTEAPPRLNQRDLTEVRRIVDAVASAFSAKVVGQQHLRESLLIGLLAGGHILLESVPGLAKTTAARVVAESIRGGFRRIQCTPDLLPSDIVGTQIYEAATNSFVTQLGPVHSNIVLLDEINRSSAKTQSAMLEAMEERQTTIAGVEYPIPEPFLVIATQNPVDQEGTYPLSEAQTDRFMIKEIVHYPTAEEEVEVIARMDAGLYDRGHHTAPVVGVEDIRRVQAMVGVVHMDRALIQYASHLVGVTREPDRYLPASTARLIEYGASPRATIAFCRTARALAVLNGRGHVVPDDVARLAHRVLRHRLVLGFEAATARVTPDVVVDAVLRAVPVP
- a CDS encoding DUF58 domain-containing protein, whose translation is MGTHLDRAKAHFGRDTSGMLEGGRYALIHTRSLEFDDLRPYVRGDDVRDIDWKATARSGHTLVKRFVTEKHHKIVVVADAGRNAAAPAPSGEPKGEVAANLIGAMGLITMRRSDEIGMVFGDVRGCREIRLRRGETHVEYLLHRFVEHASGRPAASDVVTQLEWVSRHHRHPRLLFVVSDEPDVDDRLTDVVGRLTGRHDVLWAMVADAPAVGGAGDESDGYDVRDGAFVIGRDLGPRVIEAYQKAERERRQRLSAFLTANGIPHAVVRGSASIRTALSAMTEVHARAR